In the genome of Syngnathoides biaculeatus isolate LvHL_M chromosome 14, ASM1980259v1, whole genome shotgun sequence, one region contains:
- the fn1a gene encoding fibronectin 1a has translation MSGRSLAASVLVALCIGSAVDCMPRGNHKNRRQAQQHHVPSVSQDGCIENGHFYNINDQWERQYLGSTLVCTCNGVAGIKCRSKPEAEERCYDKINQQYYTVGETYERPKDAMIWDCTCIGSGRGKISCTIANRCHEDGASYKIGDTWRRPHETGGYMLECVCLGNGKGEWTCKPVAERCYDNSAGTSYVVGETWEKPYQGWMIVDCTCLGEGSGRITCTSRNRCNDQDTLSSYRIGDTWTKTDVRGNLLQCLCTGNGRGEWKCERHASLHTTGLGTGSRVITNIQPAIYQPPSVPELPQEGPCRTDSGLSYFVGQRWLKTQGTNQMMCTCLGNGVSCEQWDGPAPVYGGNSGGQPCVFPFVYKGKTYHACTSDGRADGQLWCSISSDFETDQKYSFCTEKNVIVATRGGNSNGALCQFPYLYNGRNYTDCTADGRRDGMKWCGTTMDYDGEQRFGFCPMAAHEEVCTTSEGVMYRVGDQWDKRHDVLGHMMRCTCVGNGRGEWSCVAYSQLKDQCIVDTLTYEVNQTFTKQHEEGYAMNCTCFGQGRGRWKCDAIDQCQEPETRAFYQIGESWDKVIHGLMYKCYCYGNGIGELSCEPQQSYPGGQRPVQVIITESGNQPNSHPIQWNAPPSAHITQYILKWRVKNSDNAWREVMIPGHLNSYTISGLKPGITYEGQLISVLRFGRQEITRFDFTTHYGSLATSQGETTPPTPVVDTSESVTEITSSSFVISWVSASDTVSGFRVEYELNEQGQNTGEPVVLDLPRTATSVNINELLPGRKYTVNVYEVTDTGEDNLILSTSQTTAPDAPAEHEVEDIGETSIVISWDKPLAPITGYRVVYTPSVEGESTELTLPDTATSVTLSDLRPGKLYNISIYAVEDSLESEPIFVQVNTAGDPLPEEVASPTDLQFYEVSDKKIVLTWSGPAADVSGYRVTVIPVDESGSPQREMTLPVSQNSYIEVTHLQPGTLYRFNVYTIHNGEESIPLIGEHNTKPDAPTDIHFTNVTEASAVILWYAPRAKISGYRLFLTVEGSNPKQLRLPAGLSQYTLLNLNPDTMYTATLHSEQDNTLSEGETAVFTTNPPMGNAPQFSTDVTDTSIIISWTPVPRVGYKLTVRPSQGGEAPRDVTSDSGSIYISGLTPGVEYTYSVQPVINGQEQGTPITRRVVTPLSPPTELHLDSDSGTGDITVQWNGASTPDITGYRVTCAPTKGQQGNSVEEFVQAGENSCTLENLSPGVEYNISVFTVKDGMESVPISTTITPDVPQLTDLSFDDVSDTTISLRWSPFNTTAVTGYRITVMAAGESVPIFQDTVMPGTGHFTVYGLEPGIDYDISVITVTENGESEPTIVTQQTSVPAPTDLGFGQVGPDHIEVTWVSPRVPNRANINNFLIRYHPIDNDDELTETSVDGAMNNVVLRNLLPNTEYLVSVVCVYEHRESSPLVGTHKTTLDSPVALRFSEIFTTSFTIHWLPPQSKITGYRIRYQMASGGRTKDERLPPSRNYFTLTGLAPDTDYLVYIYAVSGTQESLPLSGNQKTISDAPTDLEVLDSTPTSITIRWDSPPVTVRYYRITHGETGGHSNPKEFTVPGSQSTATISNLQPGTDYTITVYAVTGRGDSPASSTPIYVTHRTGVDTPSDMEVMDVNDNSVTVRWSPVQGPVKGYRVTGVPRNGQGSSFTEVVAPDQTEMTFSGLMPTVEYTFSVYALGQDGESSPLVVNAITNVDRPKDLTFSDIDSTSLRINWDSPDGIVTAYRVLYSSSEEGERELRPSPRGDAESAVIYGLQPGTEYTVKVIALHDDTASTALVGTQATGISPPTNLQFSQVGSTSFTMHWAVPGQENRVIGQTGLTGYRVVVNPKSKSGPTKEMNLAPDTTKAHITGLMVATTYDVHVYALKNSLTSRPVQGEVTTLENISPPRRVRISDVNDSAMTLTWRSKTDVISGFLVEATPTSSTSFTPIQRMIGADSRSYTITGLEPGTTYKINVYTLKGNGRSAPLTLTASTTKPVVSPPTNIQFTSLNPTSISFSWERSRSPGVTGYYVTFEQPGGLPQEVIPRPHSSQTYAVIKGLKPGTEYVIKIVALQNTLRSIPLKGKARTQPAPTHSLLVPELPQLPVSHRPTADILDVPESFNDKIFNSNHVHLTGTSGQTRPGQQGQHIYTEYQSLRPNNGLHGPHGGPEEGQRPILREPLVYIPVAGPDGNRVPLVKVSEVPLPGLAFGFPDNETELPQEAQTVTTISWQPIPHTAEYEVSCNPITHTEEQGFQMRLPGTSNSATLIGLTSGASYNVVVEAMRGGAKEKVLEEVVTVGNAVPGDIPIPTNRDVCYDTFTRTYHEVGSEWERMSETGFKLWCRCLGLGSGHFRCDSSKWCHDNGNNYRIGEKWDRHAENGHMMSCTCLGNGKGEFKCEPHDSTCYDDGKMYHVGNQWQKEYLGAICTCTCYGGQQGWRCENCRRPGGQTHMEADLLQPVHSDVFDRYRENARRKLNIQCPIECLSPELLADAQSPSK, from the exons ATGTCCGGTCGAAGCTTAGCCGCCAGTGTGCTGGTTGCTCTGTGCATCGGGAGCGCAGTGGACTGCATGCCCAGGGGGAACCACAAGAATCGAAGACAGGCACAGCAGCATCACGTCCCCTCCGTGTCCCAGG ATGGCTGCATAGAAAACGGTCATTTCTACAACATTAACGACCAGTGGGAGCGGCAGTATTTGGGCAGCACTCTGGTGTGCACTTGCAACGGCGTCGCCGGAATTAAGTGTAGAAGCAAACCTGAGG CTGAAGAAAGGTGCTATGATAAGATCAACCAGCAGTACTACACTGTGGGAGAAACATACGAGAGACCCAAGGATGCCATGATTTGGGATTGTACCTGTATCGGATCTGGCAGGGGAAAGATCAGCTGCACTATTGCCA ATCGTTGTCATGAGGACGGAGCTTCGTATAAGATCGGAGACACCTGGAGGAGACCTCACGAGACAGGAGGCTACATGCTCGAGTGTGTCTGTCTGGGTAACGGGAAAGGAGAATGGACATGCAAGCCTGTCG CGGAGCGCTGCTACGACAATTCAGCGGGGACATCCTATGTTGTTGGGGAGACGTGGGAGAAGCCCTACCAGGGATGGATGATTGTGGACTGCACCTGTCTGGGAGAAGGAAGTGGCCGCATAACTTGCACTTCTAGAA ATCGTTGTAACGACCAGGATACTCTGAGTTCCTACCGTATCGGGGACACATGGACCAAGACCGACGTCAGAGGCAACCTTCTCCAGTGCCTCTGCACGGGCAACGGCCGAGGGGAATGGAAGTGTGAGAGACACGCCTCACTTCACACTACCGGCCTGG GGACCGGATCTCGCGTGATCACTAATATCCAGCCTGCTATCTACCAGCCTCCCTCTGTGCCCGAGCTCCCTCAAGAAGGACCCTGTCGCACGGACTCTGGACTGTCCTATTTTGTTGGCCAGCGCTGGCTTAAGACCCAGGGAACCAATCAGATGATGTGTACATGTTTGGGGAATGGTGTGAGCTGTGAACAATGGG ATGGTCCAGCTCCGGTGTATGGGGGCAACTCGGGAGGTCAGCCTTGTGTGTTCCCCTTTGTCTACAAGGGCAAGACTTATCACGCTTGTACCTCTGATGGGCGTGCTGATGGACAGCTGTGGTGTTCTATTTCATCTGACTTTGAGACAGATCAAAAGTATTCCTTCTGTACTGAAAAAAATG TAATTGTGGCAACAAGAGGCGGTAATTCCAATGGCGCATTATGCCAGTTCCCCTATCTGTACAACGGACGAAACTACACAGACTGCACTGCAGATGGACGCAGAGATGGCATGAAGTGGTGCGGTACAACAATGGATTATGACGGCGAGCAGCGCTTTGGATTCTGCCCCATGGCTG CCCACGAAGAAGTGTGTACGACCAGTGAAGGGGTGATGTACCGTGTGGGGGACCAGTGGGACAAACGGCATGACGTCTTGGGCCACATGATGCGGTGTACCTGTGTGGGCAATGGCCGAGGAGAATGGAGCTGTGTTGCCTACTCCCAGCTTAAAG ACCAGTGTATTGTGGATACTCTGACCTATGAGGTGAACCAGACTTTCACCAAACAACATGAAGAAGGCTATGCGATGAACTGCACCTGCTTTGGACAGGGCCGTGGCCGCTGGAAGTGTGACGCCATTG ACCAGTGCCAGGAGCCAGAGACACGAGCCTTCTACCAGATTGGAGAGTCTTGGGACAAAGTCATCCATGGACTCATGTACAAGTGCTATTGCTATGGTAACGGCATCGGAGAGCTCAGCTGCGAGCCCCAGCAGTCCTACCCAG GTGGTCAGCGTCCTGTCCAGGTGATCATAACCGAATCTGGTAATCAACCCAACTCCCACCCTATTCAATGGAATGCCCCACCATCTGCTCACATTACTCAGTACATCCTCAAATGGAGAGTG aaaaatagtGATAATGCATGGAGGGAGGTGATGATCCCTGGTCATCTGAACTCCTACACCATCTCCGGCCTGAAACCGGGCATTACCTACGAGGGTCAGCTGATCAGTGTTTTGCGGTTTGGACGTCAGGAGATCACGCGCTTTGACTTCACCACACATTATGGATCAT TGGCTACATCACAAGGCGAAACCACCCCACCTACACCTGTGGTGGACACCTCCGAGTCAGTGACAGAAATTACCTCCAGCAGCTTCGTCATCTCTTGGGTCTCTGCCTCCGACACGGTCTCTGGTTTTAGAGTAGAGTATGAACTCAATGAGCAGGGACAGAACACTGGCGAGCCTGTGGTCTTAG ACTTGCCTCGTACAGCAACATCAGTGAACATTAATGAACTTCTCCCTGGGAGGAAGTACACAGTTAATGTCTATGAGGTGACGGATACTGGAGAGGACAACCTCATTCTTTCTACTTCACAAACCACCG CTCCTGATGCCCCTGCTGAACATGAAGTGGAGGATATTGGAGAAACCTCTATTGTGATTAGCTGGGATAAACCCCTGGCACCCATCACTG GTTATCGTGTCGTCTACACCCCATCCGTAGAAGGTGAAAGCACTGAGCTGACTCTCCCCGATACAGCAACGTCTGTGACCCTGAGTGACCTAAGGCCCGGAAAACTGTACAATATTAGCATCTACGCAGTAGAGGATAGCTTGGAGAGCGAGCCCATATTTGTACAGGTCAACACTGCTGGAGATCCACTGCCAG AGGAAGTAGCCTCCCCGACAGACCTGCAGTTTTACGAGGTGTCGGATAAGAAAATAGTTCTGACCTGGTCCGGGCCGGCCGCCGACGTCTCAGGTTACCGGGTCACCGTAATCCCAGTGGACGAGTCCGGGTCCCCTCAGAGAGAGATGACTCTACCTGTCAGCCAAAACTCCTACATTGAAGTGACCCACCTCCAACCCGGAACGCTGTACCGCTTCAACGTCTACACGATTCACAACGGAGAGGAGAGCATACCACTTATTGGGGAGCACAACACTA AGCCTGATGCTCCAACAGATATCCATTTCACTAATGTGACAGAGGCCAGTGCTGTGATTTTGTGGTACGCCCCGCGAGCCAAAATTAGCGGATACCGGCTCTTCCTCACCGTTGAGGGCTCAAACCCAAAGCAGCTACGCCTGCCAGCCGGGCTCTCCCAGTACACCCTCCTCAATTTGAACCCAGATACAATGTACACTGCTACACTACACTCAGAGCAAGACAACACACTGAGTGAAGGGGAAACGGCTGTTTTTACCACTA ACCCACCAATGGGTAATGCTCCCCAATTCAGCACTGATGTTACTGACACCTCTATCATAATCTCTTGGACCCCAGTGCCACGTGTGGGATACAAG TTGACAGTGCGCCCCAGTCAGGGCGGAGAAGCCCCCCGAGACGTGACCTCAGACTCAGGAAGCATTTACATATCCGGCCTGACTCCCGGAGTGGAATATACCTACAGTGTGCAGCCAGTCATTAACGGCCAAGAACAAGGAACCCCCATCACGCGCCGTGTTGTCACCC CTCTGTCACCTCCCACTGAACTCCACCTCGACTCCGACTCAGGCACTGGAGATATTACTGTCCAGTGGAACGGAGCGAGTACACCAG ACATCACTGGCTATAGAGTGACATGCGCACCCACAAAAGGGCAGCAAGGAAACAGTGTAGAGGAGTTTGTGCAAGCCGGAGAGAACTCTTGCACCCTTGAGAATCTCAGTCCAGGAGTGGAGTACAACATCAGCGTTTTCACGGTTAAGGATGGCATGGAGAGTGTTCCAATCTCAACAACCATCACTCCAG ACGTCCCTCAGTTGACTGACCTCAGCTTTGATGATGTTAGCGACACCACGATAAGTCTTCGCTGGTCTCCATTCAACACCACAGCCGTCACTGGTTACAGGATCACAGTGATGGCGGCGGGCGAGAGCGTGCCCATCTTCCAAGACACGGTTATGCCCGGGACCGGCCATTTTACGGTCTATGGGTTGGAACCCGGTATCGACTATGACATTAGCGTGATTACGGTGACAGAGAATGGCGAGAGTGAACCCACCATAGTCACACAACAGACTT CGGTGCCGGCACCCACTGATCTTGGGTTTGGCCAGGTAGGGCCAGACCACATAGAAGTCACATGGGTCTCACCACGTGTCCCCAACAGGGCGAACATCAACAACTTCCTCATTAG GTACCATCCCATTGACAACGATGATGAGCTTACAGAAACCAGCGTTGATGGCGCAATGAACAATGTTGTGCTGAGGA ATTTGCTGCCAAACACGGAGTATCTGGTGAGCGTGGTGTGCGTTTATGAACACCGAGAGAGCTCTCCCCTTGTCGGAACCCACAAAACAA CTCTCGATTCACCAGTAGCTCTGCGTTTCTCTGAGATCTTCACGACCTCTTTCACCATTCATTGGCTGCCACCCCAGAGCAAAATCACAGGCTATCGCATCCGTTACCAGATGGCCAGCGGGGGGAGAACCAAGGACGAGAGACTACCCCCTTCCAGGAACTACTTCACCCTGACAGGACTGGCTCCAGATACTGATTACCTAGTTTACATCTATGCAGTTAGCGGCACACAGGAGAGCCTTCCACTCAGTGGGAATCAAAAGACAA TTTCCGATGCTCCTACAGACCTGGAGGTCCTCGACTCCACCCCCACCAGCATCACTATCCGATGGGATTCCCCTCCTGTCACTGTGCGCTACTACAGGATCACTCATGGCGAGACAG GAGGGCACAGTAATCCTAAGGAGTTCACCGTGCCTGGTTCTCAGTCGACTGCCACAATCTCTAACCTGCAACCTGGTACTGACTACACTATCACCGTCTATGCTGTAACTGGCAGAGGGGACAGCCCTGCATCCAGCACTCCCATCTATGTCACCCACAGGACAG GAGTTGACACTCCTTCTGACATGGAGGTGATGGACGTTAATGACAACAGTGTCACTGTGAGATGGAGCCCCGTTCAGGGCCCAGTTAAGGGATACAGGGTAACCGGGGTCCCCAGAAATGGACAGGGCTCATCTTTCACTGAAGTGGTGGCACCAG ACCAAACAGAGATGACTTTCTCTGGCCTGATGCCCACAGTCGAGTACACTTTTAGTGTTTATGCTCTTGGACAAGACGGAGAAAGTTCTCCACTGGTGGTGAATGCTATAACAA ATGTAGACCGTCCCAAGGACCTGACCTTCTCGGACATCGACTCGACCTCACTACGGATCAACTGGGATAGCCCCGATGGAATTGTTACAGCTTACCGGGTCTTATATTCCAGCTCTGAGGAGGGCGAAAGAGAGCTGCGACCTTCTCCTCGAGGAGATGCCGAATCGGCCGTTATTTATGGCCTGCAGCCAGGCACTGAATACACTGTGAAGGTCATCGCCCTGCATGACGACACAGCCAGCACAGCACTGGTTGGAACTCAAGCTACAG GGATCTCACCCCCAACCAACCTGCAGTTCTCTCAGGTTGGGTCCACATCCTTCACTATGCACTGGGCCGTCCCGGGTCAAGAAAACAGAGTAATTGGCCAAACGGGTCTCACAGGCTACCGTGTTGTCGTGAACCCTAAAAGCAAAAGCGGGCCCACCAAGGAGATGAATTTGGCTCCAGACACAACTAAGGCACACATCACTGGACTCATG GTTGCAACTACTTATGATGTACATGTATATGCCTTGAAAAACTCTCTTACTAGTAGGCCAGTCCAAGGAGAGGTCACCACACTTGAGA ATATCAGCCCCCCTCGTCGCGTGCGCATCTCCGACGTCAACGACTCGGCTATGACTCTGACCTGGCGCTCCAAGACTGATGTCATCTCGGGCTTCCTGGTTGAAGCCACTCCCACTTCCTCTACTAGCTTCACACCCATTCAGAGGATGATTGGTGCTGACTCGCGCTCGTATACTATCACAGG GTTGGAGCCTGGTACTACTTATAAGATCAACGTCTACACACTGAAAGGAAATGGCCGTAGTGCACCGCTTACTCTCACAGCCTCCACAA CCAAACCAGTGGTCAGCCCTCCCACCAATATCCAGTTTACGTCCTTGAACCCCACCAGCATCTCCTTTTCATGGGAGCGCTCCCGCAGTCCGGGTGTTACCGGCTATTATGTAACCTTCGAACAACCTGGTGGTTTGCCTCAAGAAGTCATCCCCAGACCCCACTCAAGCCAGACCTACGCCGTGATCAAGG GTCTGAAACCAGGAACAGAATATGTCATCAAGATCGTTGCCCTgcaaaatactttgagaagcaTTCCCCTCAAGGGCAAAGCCAGAACCC AGCCAGCGCCTACTCATTCTCTACTGGTCCCCGAGCTGCCTCAACTTCCTGTTTCTCATAGACCCACCGCTGACATCTTGGATGTTCCAGAGTCCTTCAATGACAAGAT CTTCAACTCCAACCATGTCCACTTGACTGGTACGAGCGGCCAGACCCGGCCAGGTCAGCAGGGGCAGCACATCTACACAGAGTATCAGAGCCTCCGTCCTAATAATGGACTTCACGGTCCCCATGGTGGACCCGAAGAAGGCCAGAGGCCAATTCTGAGAGAACCACTTGTCTACATTCCCGTGGCAGGCCCTGATGGAAACAGAGTGCCCTTGGTAAAG GTCAGCGAAGTACCGCTGCCAGGGCTTGCATTTGGTTTCCCTGACAATGAGACGGAGCTGCCCCAAGAAGCGCAGACAGTCACAACCATCTCTTGGCAACCCATCCCGCACACCGCCGAGTACGAGGTGTCATGTAATCCCATCACACACACGGAAGAACAAGGCTTTCAG ATGCGTCTTCCTGGCACCTCGAACAGCGCCACTCTGATTGGACTGACATCTGGAGCCTCCTATAATGTGGTTGTGGAGGCCATGAGGGGCGGGGCGAAAGAGAAGGTGCTGGAGGAAGTTGTAACCGTTGGCAACGCAG TTCCAGGCGACATTCCCATTCCCACCAACCGCGACGTGTGCTATGACACGTTCACGCGCACGTACCACGAGGTGGGCTCAGAATGGGAGCGCATGTCCGAGACCGGCTTCAAGCTGTGGTGCCGCTGCCTGGGTCTGGGCAGCGGCCATTTTAGGTGTGATTCATCTA AGTGGTGCCACGACAACGGCAACAACTACCGAATTGGGGAAAAGTGGGATCGCCACGCCGAGAACGGTCACATGATGAGCTGCACCTGCCTCGGCAACGGCAAAGGAGAATTTAAATGTGAACCCC ACGACTCCACGTGTTACGACGACGGAAAAATGTACCACGTTGGGAACCAGTGGCAGAAAGAATACCTCGGAGCCATTTGCACCTGCACCTGCTACGGCGGACAACAG GGCTGGCGTTGTGAGAACTGCAGAAGGCCAGGAGGGCAGACCCACATGGAGGCTGATCTTCTTCAGCCTGTCCACTCTGATGTCTTTGACCGCTACAGAGAAAACGCCCGACGCAAACTG AACATCCAGTGTCCGATTGAATGTTTGAGTCCCGAACTACTTGCGGATGCTCAAAGCCCTTCAAAGtag